A genomic window from Tolypothrix sp. PCC 7910 includes:
- a CDS encoding glycosyltransferase: MLKKLLRQKVFKFIVGGGIAAFINLLLIFALIEWIGFNTPTLRNIANALSIELSLLASFFIYRIWVWTGGAWTFREVLWRQIPLYHVSAGAAVIVRIFILFPLLDWLKVDYKINTLVGVLVSATLNYIISDRLVFKTSVKSSQRSAEVPSGIYYPEGLAPALENRSPLLRPLQPENSRKIKVFSIVIPAHNEEGCIVTTIQSISQILEAEKIAYEILVVNDNSRDRTEELLQQLNFQNSNVRYVNNYYPNGFGFAVRCGLENFQGDAVAIVMADSSDAPENIVDYYYKLQEGYDCVFGSRFIKGGKVLDYPTYKLIVNRLANLFIKILFGLKFNDTTNAFKAYRREVIDGISPLLSHHFNLTVEMPLKAIVRGYSYTTIPITWCNRQTGISKLKLKEMGSRYLFIVLYAWLEKYLSRGDYTRKHPQLIIQSKNQ, translated from the coding sequence ATGTTAAAAAAGCTATTACGGCAAAAAGTTTTTAAGTTTATTGTAGGTGGTGGTATAGCAGCATTCATCAATTTACTGCTAATATTTGCCTTGATTGAGTGGATAGGATTTAACACACCTACCTTACGCAATATTGCTAATGCATTGTCAATTGAACTATCACTATTAGCAAGTTTTTTCATCTACCGAATATGGGTTTGGACAGGAGGTGCTTGGACTTTTAGAGAAGTTTTATGGCGACAAATACCCCTTTATCATGTATCGGCAGGTGCTGCTGTAATTGTTAGAATATTCATTTTGTTTCCTTTATTAGATTGGTTGAAGGTAGATTATAAAATTAATACATTAGTAGGCGTATTGGTAAGTGCAACGCTCAATTATATAATTAGTGACCGCTTAGTCTTTAAAACTTCCGTTAAATCTTCTCAGCGATCAGCAGAAGTTCCTTCAGGAATTTATTATCCAGAAGGATTGGCTCCTGCACTGGAAAATCGTTCTCCTTTATTAAGACCCCTACAACCAGAAAATTCGAGAAAGATTAAGGTTTTCTCGATTGTAATCCCTGCTCATAATGAAGAAGGTTGTATCGTCACAACTATTCAATCTATCAGCCAAATCTTGGAAGCAGAAAAAATTGCTTACGAAATTCTTGTTGTCAATGATAACAGCCGCGATCGCACTGAAGAATTATTGCAGCAACTCAATTTTCAAAATAGCAACGTGCGTTATGTCAATAACTATTATCCCAACGGTTTTGGTTTTGCTGTACGCTGCGGTTTAGAGAATTTTCAAGGAGATGCGGTAGCGATTGTGATGGCAGATAGTTCGGATGCGCCAGAAAACATCGTGGATTACTATTACAAGCTGCAAGAGGGTTATGATTGTGTATTCGGCTCTAGGTTTATTAAGGGAGGGAAAGTCCTTGATTACCCGACATACAAATTAATAGTAAACCGTTTAGCAAATTTATTTATTAAAATTCTATTTGGCTTGAAGTTTAATGATACAACCAATGCCTTTAAAGCATATCGTCGTGAAGTAATTGACGGAATTTCCCCTCTTTTATCTCACCACTTTAATTTAACAGTTGAAATGCCACTTAAGGCGATTGTCAGAGGATATTCCTATACAACTATCCCCATCACTTGGTGTAATCGCCAAACAGGAATTTCCAAGTTAAAGCTGAAGGAAATGGGCAGTCGCTACTTGTTTATTGTGCTTTATGCCTGGTTAGAAAAATATCTTTCTAGAGGGGACTATACCCGCAAGCATCCCCAACTAATAATCCAGAGTAAAAATCAATAA
- a CDS encoding glycosyltransferase family 2 protein has translation MLEQITPLILTYNEESNLNHTLQRLKWANKIVIIDSFSTDRTLEILKLYPQVQLFQRKFDNHTSQWNYGLEQVRSEWVLSLDADYVITDELLSEIQELSLDASINGYFVQFKYCVFGKPLHGALLPPRQLLFRKSKAIYIDDGHTQLLKVKGKSSKLTAYIYHDDRKPLSRWLWAQDRYMVIEARKLLETPNSELSLGDRIRKQKILAPIIILVYCLIIKGGILDGWRGFYYAFQRVLAEILLAIHIIESERYKA, from the coding sequence ATGCTAGAACAAATCACTCCTCTCATTCTCACCTACAATGAAGAGTCAAATCTTAATCACACTCTTCAGCGCCTAAAATGGGCAAATAAGATTGTAATTATTGACAGTTTTAGTACTGATAGAACTCTAGAGATTTTAAAATTATATCCTCAGGTTCAGCTATTTCAGCGAAAATTTGATAACCACACTTCGCAATGGAATTATGGTTTAGAGCAAGTTCGATCAGAATGGGTTCTTTCCCTTGATGCCGATTACGTGATCACAGATGAACTACTCTCAGAAATTCAAGAACTTTCTTTAGATGCTTCTATTAACGGCTACTTTGTTCAGTTTAAATACTGTGTATTTGGCAAACCACTGCACGGAGCCTTGCTACCTCCCCGCCAATTACTATTCCGAAAATCTAAAGCTATTTATATTGATGATGGACACACCCAACTGTTAAAGGTTAAAGGTAAATCTAGTAAACTTACTGCCTATATTTATCATGATGATCGCAAACCTTTAAGCCGTTGGCTATGGGCACAGGATCGCTACATGGTAATTGAAGCTAGAAAATTGCTAGAAACACCAAACAGTGAGCTCAGTTTAGGCGATCGCATTCGCAAACAAAAAATTCTTGCACCCATAATTATCTTAGTATACTGCCTGATTATCAAAGGTGGTATTCTTGATGGCTGGCGAGGCTTTTATTATGCATTTCAACGAGTATTAGCTGAAATTTTGCTAGCCATTCATATCATTGAATCAGAAAGATATAAGGCTTAA
- a CDS encoding glycosyltransferase family 4 protein, which translates to MKEISHQWIVALLGARMHYAIPRILQQAGLLKHLYTDICAVKGLPKLLQLVPKSLQPPSLKRLLGRVPQGIPIESISAFNRFGFEYAQKLRQARSPSETIDAFLWAGKTFCQLILEQGLGNASGIYTFNTAGLELLQNARQQGLVTVMEQTIAPKAMEYKLLQEEYQTFPDWEPPLEEDSSLIELSAREQAEWSTADVIFCGSEFVRQGIIACGGSAERCQVLPYGVDIRFSLPKRLPHAGPLRVLTVGGVGLRKGSPHILAVAKQLQGLARFRLVGPLGIRTEIESLLSAHVELVGAVPRSQILDHYAWADVFLLPSICEGSATVIYEALAAGLPVICTPNVGSVVQDGIDGFIVPIRNPEKIVEKLELLALQPELRQQMSQNALQRASQYTLDNYGQRLIKILGEM; encoded by the coding sequence ATGAAAGAAATTTCCCATCAATGGATAGTAGCTCTACTCGGTGCTCGAATGCACTATGCCATTCCCCGCATTCTCCAGCAAGCCGGACTACTAAAGCATTTATATACCGATATTTGCGCTGTCAAAGGTTTACCAAAACTTTTACAACTAGTTCCTAAGTCTTTACAACCCCCAAGCCTCAAACGACTACTCGGACGAGTTCCGCAAGGGATACCAATTGAAAGTATTTCTGCTTTTAACCGTTTCGGCTTTGAATATGCTCAAAAACTCCGACAAGCGAGATCGCCTTCGGAAACCATAGATGCTTTTCTCTGGGCGGGAAAAACTTTCTGCCAACTGATATTAGAGCAAGGGTTGGGTAACGCATCTGGCATCTATACCTTCAATACTGCAGGTCTAGAATTACTACAAAATGCCCGGCAACAGGGACTAGTAACCGTTATGGAACAAACCATTGCCCCTAAAGCGATGGAGTACAAACTGTTGCAAGAAGAATATCAAACTTTTCCAGATTGGGAACCACCTTTAGAAGAAGACTCCAGTTTAATCGAATTATCAGCAAGAGAACAGGCAGAATGGTCAACAGCTGATGTTATCTTTTGTGGGTCGGAATTTGTTCGTCAAGGAATAATTGCTTGTGGGGGTTCGGCAGAACGCTGTCAAGTATTGCCTTATGGGGTAGATATACGCTTCTCGCTTCCAAAACGCCTACCTCATGCTGGCCCTTTACGAGTCTTAACTGTTGGTGGAGTCGGGCTAAGGAAGGGATCGCCCCATATCTTAGCAGTAGCAAAACAATTACAAGGATTAGCTAGATTTCGCTTGGTAGGGCCATTAGGTATTCGGACTGAAATTGAATCACTTCTAAGCGCTCATGTCGAACTAGTAGGTGCTGTTCCACGCTCACAAATTCTTGATCATTATGCTTGGGCGGATGTCTTTTTGCTTCCTTCCATTTGCGAAGGCTCAGCAACAGTGATTTACGAGGCTCTAGCGGCTGGGCTACCCGTAATTTGTACTCCCAATGTGGGCAGTGTGGTTCAAGATGGTATCGACGGTTTTATTGTGCCCATTCGCAATCCTGAGAAGATTGTAGAAAAGTTAGAGTTATTAGCACTTCAACCAGAATTACGTCAGCAAATGTCTCAAAATGCTTTACAACGAGCAAGTCAGTATACCTTAGATAACTATGGACAACGCTTGATCAAGATTTTAGGTGAAATGTAG
- a CDS encoding DUF4149 domain-containing protein, whose amino-acid sequence MHTLSNSHFKQSFWRPAVLLTLGFWLGASLLLDWVIMPSLYISGMMTQASFSTVGYAIFWNFNRVELLSAAVVLTGVLALSKTQVNWRRNGLVLSVILLAIALLDTYFLTPQMSAIAIHLNAFDAEATIPSSMNLLHGSYWVLELVKLIAGGALLNCCWKQEA is encoded by the coding sequence ATGCATACTCTTTCTAACTCTCACTTCAAGCAGTCCTTTTGGCGGCCTGCTGTCTTATTAACTCTAGGCTTTTGGCTAGGTGCTAGCCTTCTTTTAGATTGGGTAATTATGCCTAGCCTTTATATTTCTGGCATGATGACCCAGGCAAGTTTTTCTACAGTTGGCTATGCGATTTTTTGGAATTTTAATCGCGTGGAATTATTGTCTGCTGCTGTAGTATTAACTGGCGTACTCGCTTTGAGCAAAACCCAAGTTAACTGGCGGCGTAATGGTCTTGTTTTGTCTGTGATCTTGCTAGCTATAGCTTTGCTAGATACCTATTTTTTAACTCCACAGATGAGTGCGATCGCAATTCATCTCAATGCCTTTGATGCTGAGGCTACTATTCCCTCGTCGATGAATTTACTTCACGGCAGTTATTGGGTTTTGGAATTAGTGAAGTTAATAGCAGGCGGTGCGCTATTAAACTGCTGCTGGAAACAAGAAGCTTAA
- a CDS encoding NAD-dependent epimerase/dehydratase family protein, with protein MSRQVLITGGAGFVGSSLGLGLTQRHPDWKITALDNLKRRGSELNLPRLKQARIQFIHGDVRSSEDLDSLSLKPDLILECSAEPSVLAGYTSPGYVLQTNLVGTINCLELARKTQADFIFLSTSRIYPINYLNSLKFTEEKTRFQLLEQQLLSGVSSHGISEEFPLDKARSLYGTTKLASELLIAEYGEAYGLRTLINRCGVLTGPWQMGKVDQGVFALWMAFHYFQKPLKYIGYGGTGKQVRDFLHVSDLLELIDLQIHSLEKLKGQTFNVGGGVNNTLSLHETTQLCQEITGNKVPITPIPETRIGDVPIFITDSYKVRNATGWQPKKDAKMTLTEIYEWIAKFEQQVSDIFN; from the coding sequence ATGAGCAGACAAGTTTTGATTACAGGAGGAGCGGGTTTTGTAGGAAGCTCTCTCGGGTTAGGATTAACTCAACGCCATCCGGACTGGAAAATTACTGCTTTAGACAACTTAAAAAGACGTGGTTCAGAATTAAATTTACCTCGACTTAAACAAGCAAGAATTCAATTTATTCATGGTGATGTGAGAAGTTCGGAGGATTTAGATTCTTTAAGCCTTAAGCCAGATTTAATTTTAGAATGTTCGGCTGAACCCTCAGTATTAGCTGGATATACATCTCCTGGGTATGTACTGCAAACGAACTTAGTCGGAACAATTAATTGCTTGGAATTAGCTCGTAAAACTCAAGCAGATTTTATTTTCTTGTCTACTAGTCGGATATATCCGATTAATTACCTCAATTCCTTGAAATTTACAGAAGAAAAAACCCGCTTTCAACTACTAGAACAACAGCTTTTATCTGGTGTATCCAGCCACGGTATTTCTGAGGAGTTTCCCTTAGATAAAGCACGCTCTCTTTATGGAACGACAAAGCTAGCCTCAGAATTACTGATTGCGGAATATGGTGAGGCCTATGGACTGAGAACTTTAATTAATAGATGTGGAGTTTTAACTGGGCCTTGGCAAATGGGTAAAGTCGATCAAGGTGTTTTTGCTTTGTGGATGGCATTTCACTACTTCCAAAAACCTTTAAAATACATCGGTTATGGAGGAACAGGTAAACAAGTCAGAGACTTTTTACATGTGTCAGATTTACTAGAGCTGATTGACTTACAAATTCACAGTTTAGAGAAATTAAAAGGACAAACTTTTAATGTAGGTGGTGGGGTAAATAACACGCTTTCACTGCATGAAACAACTCAGCTTTGCCAAGAAATTACTGGAAATAAAGTTCCAATTACCCCCATTCCAGAAACCCGAATAGGTGATGTTCCTATCTTTATTACAGACTCATATAAAGTGAGGAATGCTACTGGTTGGCAACCTAAAAAAGATGCCAAAATGACTCTCACTGAAATTTATGAGTGGATTGCTAAATTTGAGCAGCAAGTCAGTGATATTTTTAATTAA
- a CDS encoding glycosyltransferase family 4 protein, with product MNQTSPDAVAISGYARPSMLSAWLWCLWYRKPAILLSETTEDDEPRSWWKEKIKSWLVKRYQAALVGGQPHKRYLIKLGMPADAIFLGYDVVGNHVFHPERIKSLPSPLNKPFFLAINRFITKKNLPFLLSAYAAYRQVLGDKAWDLVLCGDGELRLQLEAKIVAHQLQDYIHLPGFLQQEQLLPYFAHANCFIHTSIQEQWGLVVNEAMAAGLPVLVSKRCGCFEDLVIEGVNGFGFDPTDIEQLTALMLKMSSEEVNLKVMGKASLEHIQNFSPAYFSDGLMQAINYAITH from the coding sequence TTGAACCAAACCTCTCCTGATGCTGTAGCAATCTCTGGTTATGCTCGTCCCTCTATGCTATCTGCCTGGTTGTGGTGTCTCTGGTATCGTAAACCGGCTATTCTTTTGTCTGAAACAACAGAAGATGATGAGCCTCGTTCTTGGTGGAAAGAAAAAATCAAAAGCTGGCTAGTTAAGAGATACCAAGCTGCTTTAGTAGGTGGGCAACCTCACAAACGTTACTTAATCAAGTTAGGAATGCCTGCTGATGCTATTTTTTTAGGTTATGACGTAGTTGGTAATCATGTCTTTCATCCTGAGCGCATCAAATCTTTACCATCTCCATTAAATAAGCCCTTCTTTCTAGCAATTAATAGATTTATTACCAAAAAAAACTTACCATTTTTGCTTTCAGCTTATGCCGCTTATCGCCAAGTCTTAGGTGATAAAGCTTGGGATTTAGTTCTTTGTGGTGATGGTGAATTACGTTTGCAATTAGAAGCTAAAATTGTCGCTCATCAACTCCAAGATTACATTCACTTGCCTGGGTTTCTCCAACAGGAGCAGCTTTTACCTTACTTTGCTCATGCAAATTGCTTTATTCACACTAGTATTCAAGAACAATGGGGACTAGTAGTTAATGAAGCAATGGCAGCAGGGTTACCTGTATTAGTTTCTAAGCGATGTGGCTGTTTTGAAGATTTAGTAATTGAAGGAGTCAATGGCTTTGGTTTTGATCCAACAGATATAGAACAATTAACAGCCTTGATGCTAAAAATGAGTTCTGAAGAAGTTAATTTAAAGGTAATGGGTAAAGCATCTCTAGAACATATTCAAAATTTCTCACCAGCATATTTTTCTGATGGCTTGATGCAAGCAATTAATTATGCCATAACGCACTAA
- a CDS encoding NAD-dependent epimerase/dehydratase family protein produces MKIVLVTGSAGLIGSESVRFFCDRGFTVVGIDNNMRQVFFGNDASTEWNRDCLLQDYGDRYIHHNIDIRNHEAISQIFHTYGKDISLIIHTAAQPSHDWAANDPYTDFTVNANGTLVLLENTRQHCPEAVFIFCSTNKVYGDSPNLLPLIEKGLRWEIEQTHPYYQGINETMSIDNCKHSLFGASKVAADVLVQEYGRYFNMKTASFRGGCLTGPSHSGTKLHGFLSYLMKCTMTGQPYQVYGYKGKQVRDNIHSYDLVNAFYHFYQAPRVAEVYNIGGSRFSNCSMLEAIQYCEAITDKKLTWNYVESNRIGDHIWWISDVKKFKSQYPNWELTYTITDILQEIFNENIARWSIVKPLKHKIKQTESLQQFSHI; encoded by the coding sequence ATGAAAATAGTTTTAGTCACAGGATCAGCTGGGTTAATTGGCTCCGAGTCAGTCAGATTTTTTTGCGATCGCGGCTTTACAGTTGTTGGAATTGACAACAACATGCGGCAAGTTTTTTTTGGCAACGATGCATCAACAGAATGGAATCGCGATTGCCTTTTACAAGATTATGGCGACCGCTATATCCACCATAATATTGACATTCGCAATCATGAGGCAATCTCTCAAATATTTCACACCTATGGTAAGGATATAAGTTTGATTATTCATACTGCGGCTCAACCTTCTCATGATTGGGCAGCTAATGATCCTTACACCGATTTTACAGTCAATGCCAATGGCACTTTGGTGTTACTAGAAAATACTCGTCAACACTGTCCAGAAGCCGTATTTATCTTTTGCTCTACCAATAAAGTGTATGGAGATAGCCCTAATTTATTGCCATTGATTGAGAAAGGTCTGCGCTGGGAAATTGAACAGACGCATCCCTACTACCAGGGTATTAATGAAACAATGAGCATTGATAACTGCAAACACTCGCTGTTTGGAGCTTCTAAGGTAGCAGCAGATGTCCTAGTGCAAGAATACGGCCGTTATTTCAATATGAAAACAGCTTCTTTCCGTGGGGGATGTTTGACTGGACCCAGTCACTCTGGGACTAAACTGCATGGCTTTTTATCCTATTTGATGAAATGTACGATGACTGGACAGCCCTACCAAGTGTATGGCTATAAGGGTAAGCAGGTTCGTGATAATATCCACAGCTATGATTTAGTCAATGCTTTTTACCATTTTTATCAAGCTCCACGTGTAGCTGAAGTTTATAACATCGGAGGTAGTCGCTTCAGTAATTGCTCAATGTTAGAAGCAATTCAGTATTGTGAAGCCATAACTGATAAAAAGCTGACTTGGAACTATGTAGAATCGAATCGAATTGGAGATCATATCTGGTGGATTAGTGATGTAAAAAAATTCAAAAGCCAATATCCAAATTGGGAACTGACTTATACAATAACTGACATTCTTCAAGAGATTTTTAATGAAAATATTGCTCGGTGGTCTATTGTTAAACCTTTAAAACACAAAATAAAGCAAACGGAATCCTTACAGCAGTTTTCACATATTTAA
- a CDS encoding acyltransferase produces MNNSSRFIGIDLLKILSAYAVVYIHSQGGNYGDTGYWAAKIGIFFNLFAVPFFLAVSFYFLLKKIYSDNKGYSLTARLKFLALPYVVWTLIYLLFRIVKYLTHHEISKMLALFGDPIAILFLGGAAVQLYFIPLLISGIICFDIVNKIINKSLFYNLKIIFLLAILSIGIYEVVLDTGNAFHLGKNLAFINLVNSTIPELNNNQIIRLLLVELSWFLRCLPYIFLAMILNHPILNRMILKLSNKYIVIIFGLAFFLHVYSVFFNLIFPPFINEIIITYLYVVFSILLSNKMSDNYWLKNISVCSFGIYLIHHLLVEFIRPVIYKFYPGSITLITVSTCAMISFLLSWLFVFYLRKYTKVRVLLFGN; encoded by the coding sequence ATGAATAATAGCTCAAGATTTATAGGGATAGATTTATTAAAAATCCTTTCAGCTTATGCTGTAGTATATATACATTCACAAGGCGGAAATTATGGAGATACAGGCTATTGGGCTGCAAAAATTGGAATTTTTTTTAATCTATTTGCTGTACCATTCTTTTTAGCAGTATCTTTTTATTTTTTATTAAAAAAGATTTATTCTGACAATAAAGGATATTCATTGACTGCAAGATTAAAATTTCTTGCCTTACCTTATGTAGTTTGGACTTTAATATATTTATTATTTAGAATTGTTAAATACTTAACCCACCATGAAATTTCTAAAATGCTTGCTTTATTTGGCGATCCTATAGCAATTTTATTCTTAGGAGGAGCAGCAGTTCAATTATACTTTATCCCCCTTTTGATATCCGGAATAATTTGTTTTGATATTGTTAATAAAATAATTAATAAAAGCTTATTTTATAATTTAAAAATAATATTTTTATTGGCTATTTTGAGTATTGGAATTTACGAAGTAGTTTTAGATACTGGTAATGCTTTTCATCTAGGCAAAAACTTAGCGTTTATTAACCTTGTCAACTCTACTATTCCTGAATTAAATAATAATCAAATAATTAGATTATTATTGGTAGAACTTTCCTGGTTTTTAAGGTGTCTGCCATATATTTTTCTGGCTATGATTTTGAATCATCCAATTTTGAATAGGATGATTTTGAAACTTAGTAATAAATACATAGTTATAATTTTTGGGTTAGCATTTTTTCTCCATGTATATTCAGTATTTTTTAATTTAATATTTCCACCTTTTATAAATGAAATAATAATTACCTACCTTTATGTGGTTTTTAGTATCTTACTGTCAAATAAGATGTCGGATAACTATTGGCTGAAAAATATTTCTGTATGTTCTTTTGGAATATATTTAATACATCATCTTCTAGTCGAATTTATTAGACCAGTTATATATAAATTTTATCCTGGTAGTATTACATTGATTACAGTATCAACCTGTGCTATGATTAGTTTTCTTTTAAGTTGGCTATTCGTGTTTTATTTAAGAAAATATACAAAAGTTCGAGTATTATTGTTTGGTAATTAA
- a CDS encoding YdcF family protein — protein MKRLHRQLKKYSLLTLVSIILAVWSFIPIQIAIAFYQAPQPQAILTLGGGPEREEFTAQFARQHPTLDIWVSSGASADHARTIFYNADIPYSRLHLDYRAVDTVTNFTSLVSDLKQRHIQHIYLITSAFHMPRAKTIAIIVLGSQGIIFTAVSIPSQQPRESIPRILRDIGRALIWVISGRTGASLNPNL, from the coding sequence ATGAAAAGGTTGCATCGGCAACTCAAAAAATATAGTCTATTGACCCTAGTATCTATTATCCTAGCGGTATGGAGCTTCATTCCTATACAAATAGCGATCGCATTTTACCAAGCTCCCCAACCGCAAGCGATCCTCACCTTGGGCGGAGGCCCTGAGCGAGAAGAATTCACAGCCCAATTTGCCAGGCAACATCCGACTTTAGATATCTGGGTTTCCAGCGGCGCATCTGCAGATCACGCCCGTACCATCTTCTACAACGCAGATATCCCATACAGCCGCCTTCACCTCGATTACCGTGCGGTTGACACAGTTACAAATTTTACTAGCCTAGTTTCTGACTTGAAACAAAGACATATTCAGCATATTTACCTAATTACCTCGGCTTTCCATATGCCCAGAGCAAAGACCATAGCAATTATAGTTCTGGGTAGTCAAGGCATTATCTTTACTGCTGTCTCCATCCCTTCCCAACAACCTAGAGAATCTATTCCCCGTATTCTCCGAGACATTGGTCGCGCCCTCATTTGGGTGATCTCTGGGCGTACTGGAGCTAGCCTCAATCCTAATCTGTAA
- a CDS encoding glycosyltransferase: protein MKVLHIVPGIGSVYGGPATSILNLVKSLALLGIEVDIVTTNANGYYQLNVPLQTWIQQDGYRIQYFPCLYMNDYKISMSMTNWLLWHIRDYDVVNTHAIFSYANLPAYWITKFFNIPNIIHPHGMLEDWALNYKNWKKLPYYNLIEKQALQVAKAIRVLAYSEVESIKHLGLKTPLAFVPNGIWQEDFIELTNSEYFYQKFPQTRDKNIILFLGRIDPKKGLDILAKAFGKIHEKFPKAHLVIAGPDNINFLPKVKKYFAEAKCLDAVTFTGMLTGSSKNAALAAADMYVAPSYSEGFSMSVLEGMAAGLPCVITTGCNFPEAAVAEAAHVVDIDSDAIANALIHCLTNPEAAKIMGDRARQLVFEKYTWENIALQMKQIYTNILEKNPISTISELSHESGAIKI, encoded by the coding sequence ATGAAAGTTCTACATATTGTTCCAGGTATTGGATCGGTGTATGGTGGTCCTGCTACATCTATTCTCAACTTAGTTAAGTCCTTGGCTCTTCTTGGCATTGAAGTTGATATTGTGACCACTAATGCCAACGGTTACTATCAGTTAAATGTTCCATTGCAAACCTGGATACAACAGGATGGATATCGTATTCAGTACTTTCCTTGTTTGTACATGAACGATTATAAAATTAGTATGTCAATGACAAATTGGTTATTATGGCATATCCGTGACTACGATGTAGTAAATACTCACGCTATTTTTTCTTATGCTAATTTACCAGCTTATTGGATTACTAAATTTTTTAATATCCCTAATATCATTCATCCACATGGTATGTTAGAGGATTGGGCACTAAATTACAAAAATTGGAAAAAATTACCCTACTATAACCTAATTGAAAAGCAGGCTCTGCAAGTTGCTAAAGCAATTAGAGTACTAGCATATTCAGAAGTAGAAAGTATAAAACATCTTGGCTTAAAAACTCCTTTAGCTTTTGTACCTAATGGTATTTGGCAAGAAGATTTTATAGAACTAACCAATTCAGAGTATTTCTATCAAAAATTTCCACAAACTAGGGATAAGAACATAATTCTATTTCTTGGGCGCATTGATCCCAAAAAAGGATTGGACATATTAGCTAAAGCATTTGGTAAAATACACGAGAAGTTCCCTAAAGCACACTTAGTTATAGCAGGCCCCGACAACATTAATTTTCTCCCTAAAGTCAAAAAATATTTTGCAGAGGCTAAATGTTTAGACGCTGTTACTTTTACAGGTATGCTAACTGGTTCTTCCAAAAATGCTGCACTAGCAGCAGCAGATATGTATGTGGCACCTTCTTACTCTGAAGGATTCAGTATGTCTGTGCTGGAAGGTATGGCTGCAGGATTACCTTGTGTGATTACCACAGGCTGTAATTTTCCTGAAGCTGCAGTGGCTGAGGCTGCTCATGTAGTCGATATTGACTCAGATGCGATCGCAAACGCTTTAATTCATTGCCTAACTAATCCAGAAGCAGCAAAAATTATGGGTGATCGCGCTCGTCAATTAGTTTTTGAAAAATATACATGGGAAAATATTGCCTTACAAATGAAACAAATCTACACAAATATTCTTGAGAAAAATCCTATTTCTACCATTAGTGAACTCAGTCACGAATCTGGAGCTATTAAAATATAA